In Macaca nemestrina isolate mMacNem1 chromosome 14, mMacNem.hap1, whole genome shotgun sequence, the sequence gtggcatgcacctgtaatcccggctactagggaagctgaggcaggagaatcgcctgaacccaggaggcagaggttgcagtgagccaagatcgcgccactatactccagcctgggcaaaaagactgaaactacatctcaaaaaaataaaaaaataaaaaataaaggtgagGAGGCACAGGTTACAGGTAAGTCATAAATCAATATATTGGTTTAACCTAAAAAGGCAGGACATCTCAaagcttgtgtatgtgtgttaggGGGTGATTAGGAGGGGCCCACAGGTCATAGGAGGAttagaagattttcttttttgtttgtgttttttttgaaacagagtctccctctgtcacccaggctggagtgcagtggtgcaatctctgctcactgcagcctccatctcccgagttcaagcgattctcctgtctcagcctcctgagtgactgggattataggcatgtgccaacacgcccagctaatttttgtatttttagtagagacggggctttgtcatgttagccaggctggtctctatctcctgacctcagaggtgattctgcctgcagccttggcctcccaaagtgctgggattacaggcatgagccaccgcgttcTGCCGATTTGCTGATTTTCTGACTTGGTTAAGGAAGTGAGGCTTTGTCTAAAAATTTGTTATCaacagaaaagaatgttagcCCTGGCTCATGGGTCTGACCTCTTCCAGGCCTCTCAGGAAGAAATCTAGAACAAAGGACAGCCAGTAGAGTTCAGTCCTCAGTTCCACCTTATCAGAGGTCTGTGTGCCACAGGATTCCTTTGGTAAGAATCTgggtttcaaaaaaacaactcagggacatatgttaagatgttatctCTACGTTCTCCTGACTCtaacttccttggctattgttttaagctactattacCTTCTAGCTTATCGAGTTGCTCATTCACTTCTTAAGGCTAGCTAGGTCCCTGGAATTTCCTTCAAAGGAactcaagattttattttatttctatgcttTGGTGCCCTCAAGTCCCTAGGAAGAGTCCCTGCTCCATCTCAGTTATACCAAGAGCAATCAGTGTTATCAACCAACCTTGAGCTCCTGTTTcgtttcttttccatttcttcccaTTCTAATTGAATTACTTGGAATAGTATAAATTTGtgcctgtttattttcttttgtcaaaATACTGTGGCATAACCCATACGCCCCTTCTCTCAACAGCACAGTTTAATCTGATTAGTGACGGAGAGAGAATTGATAATGATCCATGAAATCCCTATAGGATTGTGTTCTAGATACCGTCTATGATAAACCACTTGAAATCTCTATTTCAAAATCTTGCTGCGTAGTCTCTATAAAAATTCTTCCATATCTTTCCCCCGAAAGAAATATGCAGGTTCTTATTGCTGGAAAGGGGACTAGTTTTGTGACTGTGATCTTTTCTTATGACATCACTGTGGAGAAAAAGGCAGATTTTGCCTCAAGCCAGAAGATGAGAAAAGGCCCTGTTTAGCTGGTAGGGAGGAAGGTGATGGCTGCTGCCGAAGGCTCAAGAGTCCAAGACAACcggtttctctgtctctctccttctctctccctcgccctctcttctttccttgtctctccctctctctcctcctttttcttcccccaaatctcctcccctctctttctccttctctctctctctcttcctctgtcttttttctcttcccctctctctcctctccctctttcaccCCCTTTCCCCTCTAGAACCTGGAGTTTTGCATATTCATTTTGCATGCAGCTTCCGTCTTGAATTCTCCTTCTGTTTTGCAAAATTACCTTTTGATTGATTTTACTGTTTTGTCCAGGTATAAAATTATGAGTGTATCAGGTAACAATAATAGTATTATTCCTTACCTTTCTTCTAGTTTcaccttttattcatttatctctACTCTCTAATTAAATGGTTGGTATATCCAGAAAAGTGTTAAAGTGTAACAGATTTGATTCAGTTCATCATTAGGCATGACACATACTTTTCATTAGagacataaatttaattttattaaagaacACATCCATTCCTATTTTATTAGAAGGAATTTAAAACTAAGAAATTGATTTTCaactttttcaaataattttgaggatctattgagatgatcatttttccccttttaaCCTATAAACGTAGTGAATTGTACCAATAAATATCCTTAAATTAttctagctttatttttaaaaaataagtccaTTAGGCTATGGTTTAATATTCTTTCTATGTGCTGCTGAATTCTATtttatatgtatgcatgcatctacatacatacacacatatgtaaatagGTGAGATAGGAAAGGAAAAGGTGGTATTTTCCTTTCCTGTACTTCCTTGTTATGTTTTTAATGATATGGTATCAATGTTATGCTGGCTTGGTTAAAGCAATTTGGAAGATATCTTTCTCACTTTATTCTCTGAAATTGTTTAAACAGTATTAAAAACCTTTTGTTCCTTGAATGTTTATTACCACTCATCTGTGGAAACAGGTGGCCCAGAACATCTTAAGGTGGTAACTGACAAGTTCTCAACTTCTTAGGTAATTGGTATTTTAAGTTGTCTATCTTTTTAATGGTTAATTGGGTAATCTATTTTTTCTTAGAATATAAATTTCCCCCCaaaattttcacatttctttctgGGAGTGGAACAAAATATCCTTACAAAATGTCTACTTTTCTTGGCACCAGTGGTTTGGATCAGATTAGTGTTTGGTGGTGCCTGTGGACTGGGGACCCTGGGGATGGGGATGAAGACTGGGCTGAGCAGAGGGAGCCCAACTCCCTTCCCTGCCCCCCACATCTATTCTGCTCCCCACCTCCATTTAAACCAAAGTAGATATACTTTATATTTGGAGTTTTAACTTAAAAGATTTCATAGAGGATTTGGTCACTAGAACAAAAGCCTAAAGCACCCACTAACCCAGAACtgtgattttaaaagtaatacatttgTCTGTATGattaagtataataatataatagttTTGTCTCCCCTTGACACCCAAAAGAGAGTGGGAGTGAAAGGTGCCACTGTTCCTAGAGGAAGCGATGTAATTTCTGACTCAACAGTTACACTATAATAATGTAATCTGTAATATAAGTGCATATGACTGCCATCCCTCAAGGAAGAGAAAGTGAGTAGAGGACACCTCACAAGAAGACAGACTTGTTCAAGCACCTCTCTCTGCCAGACAGATCTCCACTGCCCGGGGGAAACAGAGTTAGCTTAGCACCATCATTATTATTCCCAAGGTATTTAAAGAAATATCACACTGGAATTAAACAGATGATACTGCGGACACAATTTAGTACCTGTCAGTTGGGTAAACTGGGTGATTTTGGCACAGGTGGAAGTATGGGGGCTGTTTATGCTTGAGGGAAAAAGACCCAGGAACCAGGAGATCAATTTTATATAtcagaagaaagaagagataagGTGTATTTCATGTAAAGGCACGAAGCTGAATTAGGACTGGAAGATGCTATCAGAGACAGATGTTAATGTTAGCACAATTCAAGGAATAATTTGCTAGTAGGGCTGAATGAAACAGCTAGAACCTGGAAGTGTTAATTCTCTATCACTGGAGGTATCCAAGCAGATGCTGGATGAGTGGGGTCAGGGATATTGGAGAGGAACTATGAACTATGCAGTTAGGGATGAAGAAAGAGACCTGTACAGCTGCTTCTAAAAACACCGCCCGGCTTGTAAATGTCTGAAGTTGGCTTGTGTGGCCACTAGATGTCACTCTGTGTATCTGTAGTAGCAAGATTGTTTCTCTTCCAGGGCAAGTAGAAATCAGAAccttaggccgggcgtggtggctcaagcctgtaatcccagcactttgggaggccgagacgggtggatcacgaggtcaggagatcgagaccatcctggctaacacggtgaaaccccatctctactaaaaaatacaaaaaactagccgggcgaggtggcgggcgcctgtagtcccagctactcgggaggctgaggcaggagaatggcgtgaacccgggaggcagagcttgcagtgagccaagatccggccactgcactccagcctgggcgacagagtgagactccgtctcaaaaaaaaagaaatcagaaccTTAGACTAACACAATACAGTGAAATTTTATTAGCAAAATATACATCCTTATCTTATGcaattcaatgttttttttttttaaatagagataaggtctcactacgttgcgcaggttggtctcgaactcctgagcttgagtgATCCAATTCATTTTTAACAAGTATAAGAAAACTTAAATATATCACTTGAAGCAAAAATATTCCAAGAACTATTCTTAAAATCGGATTCACTTTCTaaagtttccttttaaataagTCTTTCGATATTCTCAGACTTTGATATAACTTGCCATAAAACTGCTGCTTTTCATCCACAGCAATTTCTGAACCTCTTGTCTGTCTTCTGTGTCTGTGAATAGACAGGCAAAAGAGGTTAAGGAATTTGTCCAAACCCTTAAGTAAAAAAaatgctggctgggtgcggtggctcacgcctgtaatcccagcactttgggaggctgaggtgggcggatcacctctGCCTGGTCAGGAGTTCACCTTGGacttggtcaggagttcaagaccagcctggccaacatggtgaaaccccacctctacaaaaatacagaaattagccgggaatgatggcgggtgcctgtaatcccagctactcgggaggctgaggtgggagaatcgcttgaacctgggaggtggaggttgcagtgagccgagatcataccattgcactccagcctgggtgacagagcaagactctgtctcaaaaaaaaaaaaaaaaaaaagctttccaatttttattgtgCTGAATTTTGGAGGCTCAGGAAATGCTACAACTTTATACCCTGTTGAACATTCACAGTGGACCTTTGCATAATAAAAGCTCTGAGAAGTCTTAGAACAAAGAAACCTATGAAAATTTAGCCCCATAGACTaggacactgtggctcacgcttgtaatcccagcactttgggaggctgagtcggatggatcacttgaggccagcagtttgagaccagcctggccaaaatggtgaaaccctgtctctactaaaaatacaagaattagccaggcatggtggtgtatgcctttgtcccagctactcaggaagctgagggacgagacttgcttgaacctgggaggcagaggttgcagcgagccgagattgcaccactgtattctagtctgggcgacacagcaagactctgtctcaaaaaaaaaaaaaaaaaaaaaaattagacccaAAGTCTTCAAAACATGTATAGCCACCATCTGTCTAattctatctatatctatctatttatcatcATCTTTTTTGTAGAACATGACTTGGCATCTATCAGAATACAAGCTTTCCTGTTGTGAAATTCTGTAAGAATGTCAAATTTGAACTCATTACTCCTTGAAGTTTATTTAATTTACTAGGCGGTGTTTAATCATCTGCAGTGCATCAAGAAAAAATAGCCTAAATTTTCTCATAGCTAAAAAGATATCCAGTCATTAAAATAGATTATTCACAACCAGAAGCTCTCTAAGTGAAGAACTTATCTTTTCTTAGCCATTCAGGCAAACTGAGTGCATTAAACTAAAGCCTCAATGAAAATTTCCACTCCTTCCTTATTCCTCTGATTTCCCTGATGAATCCAGTAGGGCTGGTAAGTTGCTGTGAGAACCTTCCCACGTCCCTGTTCTAAATCTAGAGCTGAGATACTCTAAGGGCCATGCATCATGCTTTCGTGGCTGCTCTCTTGTGTGGTTTTACCATGTGTTCAGAGTGCCTTCATCACAGTTGATTATTTATTGAGTCTGGTGTCTGCTGAAGCTGTCAGACACAGGACTAAAACTTAGGAGATATCATCTGAAAAGTTTAACATTTCCTGCAAATGGACTTAGGGTGAGAGACCATTATATGCCACATGACTTGGCTTTTGAATGGCAGCTGATGTGATTGTGATTCCTTACTTCCATGTGGGTGACAATCACAGAGGACCCCTCCACCATCACTGAGTGAAGCCTTTTGGTCTCAGCAGGCTCCTCACAGCGGCCTTCACGTCCTTGTTCCTTAGGCTGTAGATGATGGGGTTGAGCATGGGGGTCACCACCCCATAGAAAAGAGGGATGAGTTTGTCTGAAAGATCCTCTTTGTCTGCTCCCATGGAGTCCTTAGACTTGGGCTTCCCATACATGAAGAATAAGGTCCCGTAGAAGACAATCACCACAGTGAGGTGGGCAGAGCAGGTGGAGAAGGCCTTTCTCCTCCCCTCAGCTGAGGGGATCCTCAGGATGGTGGCGATGATGAAGACATAGGAGAAAGAGATGAACAGAACCGGGACTCCCAGGAAGATCACATTTGTCACCTCCATGCTGATCACATTGATGGAAATGTCAGCACAGGCCAACTTGAGAACAGCCAGAATCTCACAGGTGAAGTGGTTGATGATGTTGTTCCCACAGAAGGGCAGCTGAATTGCCAAGGATGTGTGTACCACGGAAGCAGCACCACCAATAGCCCAGGAGCTGGCAGCCATGGGCACATAGGCAGCCTTGCTCATGATCACAGGGTACCTAAGGGGGTTGCAGATGGCCACATAGCGATCAAACGCCATCACACTCAGGAGCAAGCACTCTGTTCCTGCCATGGCAAAGGAGAGTGCCATCTGCACAGCACAGGCTGAGAAGGAGATGGTTTCCTGGGGAGTCAAAAAGCTGTCCAGGACCAGTGGGACTGAGGAGGTAGTGAAGCAGATGTCCAGGAAGGAAAGGTTCCCCAGGAAGAAGTACATGGGTGTGTGCAGGCGGGAGTCAAGGATGGTCACCAGGATGAGGACCCCGTTGCCCAGCAGGATCACCAGGTACATTAGCAGGATGAGCACGAAGAATGTCTTTTCCAGCTCTGGGTGGGCAGAGAGCCCCAGGAGAGTGAACCCCATCACAGGGGAGGTCTCATTGGCTCTTTCCATGTGATATCCCCTCTGCCATCAGCAAAGTACTGAGCAGCACATCAGGCTTTTTGGAAAGAGTCCTAGGCATCTGATATGTGGTCAAGTTCCACTGCATAATAGAAGAACATACCTGtgcaagagaaaaatgatgaaaagagACAGTAGGGGGTATCTTAGAAGACAGAAGGTCAGAGCTGAACAGGTAGTGGGTGAGGGCCTCAAATGTCCAGTTGTGCCTGAGGGATTTTTCTGATGTTGCTGCACCCTCTCGGTGTCCACAAAGGTAATAGAGGCCTAGGGAGGAGAAGTGACCTGTCCAAATCTTCTGAGCAAGTTGGTGACAGAGACAAGACTTGAACCCAGCAGAGCATATCCCTGGCCCAAGGTGGGTTTTTCCTCTGCATTATAATTAAGTACTAGGAAATGCTatgaattatttctctttaatgtAAATCCACAACAATTTCATTTGATCTGGGCTTTCTTAGATTCTCAGAGAGGAAAATTCCCAAGAAGATGCAATTCTTGGACCTAGAAAGTGATTAAGTTTCTTTGAACTTTGATTACACGTGGGAGGAAATTGTGCAAAATTGTTCAACTGCATTCACACAGAAACCAGCCTAGTTAATACTCAACCATAAAGAGGATTACTTCTTCAGTCTAGTGACACAGGCTTGAGCATTGACAGAATAGATCTGCCTATTTGaaatatggatttatttctataCATGGGGAGGTCCTATAGCTGGGAAATTTATGAAGCCAACAAATGGATTTGTTGGAGTGACTGAACTCACAACACTGTGCAGCTTACCAATTAGTTAATGCAATATTAACAACCACACTCTAACTAC encodes:
- the LOC105485753 gene encoding olfactory receptor 2S2, with protein sequence MERANETSPVMGFTLLGLSAHPELEKTFFVLILLMYLVILLGNGVLILVTILDSRLHTPMYFFLGNLSFLDICFTTSSVPLVLDSFLTPQETISFSACAVQMALSFAMAGTECLLLSVMAFDRYVAICNPLRYPVIMSKAAYVPMAASSWAIGGAASVVHTSLAIQLPFCGNNIINHFTCEILAVLKLACADISINVISMEVTNVIFLGVPVLFISFSYVFIIATILRIPSAEGRRKAFSTCSAHLTVVIVFYGTLFFMYGKPKSKDSMGADKEDLSDKLIPLFYGVVTPMLNPIIYSLRNKDVKAAVRSLLRPKGFTQ